Below is a genomic region from Gillisia sp. Hel_I_86.
GCAATTATCCAGTAATTTAAATGATGGAAAAGGGACGGCAGGGAAACTTTTAAATGACGATAAGGTATATGACAACCTGGATAGAGCAACCAGGCAATTGGAAGAATTACTACAAGATCTTAAATTGAATCCCAAACGATATGTCCACTTTTCATTATTCGGTAAAAAACCGGGGTCATATCAGCCTCCCAAAGATTCTTTAAAATAGAATATCTTATGCAAATTATCGCTCAAATTGCCTTTCTAATTGTGCTTGTGGCAGGGATCGCATTTTTTACCAGAAACATCCGGCGTGTAATTCGCAACGTTAAATTAGGTAGAAAAGTAGATAGATCGGACAATCCCGGAGAACGCTTTGCCAAAATGGCTAGAGTTGCCCTGGGACAGTCAAAAATGGTTAAAAAGCCATTTGCTGGATTTCTACATATAATTGTATACCTGGGTTTTATTATCATTAATATCGAAGTGCTCGAAATTATAATTGATGGTGTTTTTGGAACCCATAGAATATTATCCTTTTTAGGCTTTGGGTACAATTTTCTAATTGGTTCTTTTGAAATATTGGCACTTATGGTACTTTTGGGCGTAACCATTTTCTGGCTAAGGCGAAATGTGTCCAATATTTACAGGTTCTTGGGCAACGAATTAAAAGGTTGGCCTAAAAACGATGCCAATTACATTCTTTATTTTGAAATGGTCTTGATGATCCTTTTCCTAACCATGAATGCCGCCGATTATCAATTGCAACTAAACGGAGCCGATCATTATGCCCAAAATGCGGGAATTGCAGGTTCTTTTCCCATTAGTCAGTATTTGCTCCCTTGGTTTGAGGGTTTCAGTAATGCTACACTTATTATTATTGAAAGAACCACTTGGTGGTTGCATATAGTTGGAATTCTAATCTTCTTGAATTATTTATACTATTCTAAACACCTTCATATTTTATTGGCCTTCCCTAACGTATATCTTTCAAAATTAACACCACAAGGGAAATTTGATAATCTGGAAGCGGTTACCAACGAAGTGAAGTTGATGATGGATCCAGATGCCGATCCTTACGCAATGCCTGCGGAAGGAGCTGAAGATGAGGCACCTGAGAAGTTTGGAGCATCAGATGTGGTGGATCTTAATCAAGTACAGCTTTTAAACGCATATACCTGTACAGAATGTGGTCGTTGCACCGCAGAATGTCCAGCGAACCAAACCGGCAAAAAATTATCTCCAAGAAAGGTCATGATGGATACCCGGGATAGATTGGAGGAGGTGGGAAACATTATCAATGAAAAAGGAAGTTTCGAGGATGATGGGAAACAACTTTTGGATAATTATATTTTAAGGGAAGAACTTTGGGCATGTACCACGTGCAATGCTTGTGTGGAAGCTTGTCCAATCGGGATAGATCCATTATCCATTATTTTGGATATGAGAAGATATCTGGTAATGGAACAAAGTGCTGCTCCCTTAGATCTCGCAAACGCAATGACCAATATCGAAAATAATGGAGCACCTTGGCCCTACAACCAAATGGACAGATTGAATTGGGCCAATGAGAATTAGATTTAAGTAAAACTTCATGTAAATTAATTTAAGTGATTAAATATTAGATTCTTATGATAAATTTGAATCTCTTAATTATAAAATCGTTTGTCCGTAAATGATCCTAAACTTAACAAGAACGTCATTCTGTCCCGACCGTTCGGGAGTTTCAGAATCTCATTTCATTGTAAACCAATGCAATATTGAGACCCTGAAACAAATTCAGGGTGACGAAAGAACTGTTGGGATAAAAAACGGATATACAAATTATAAAAATATCAGAAAATGGCAGAAGTAATAAAGGTACCAACAATGGCAGAATATATGGCTGAAGGAAAGAAGCCTGAA
It encodes:
- a CDS encoding (Fe-S)-binding protein, yielding MQIIAQIAFLIVLVAGIAFFTRNIRRVIRNVKLGRKVDRSDNPGERFAKMARVALGQSKMVKKPFAGFLHIIVYLGFIIINIEVLEIIIDGVFGTHRILSFLGFGYNFLIGSFEILALMVLLGVTIFWLRRNVSNIYRFLGNELKGWPKNDANYILYFEMVLMILFLTMNAADYQLQLNGADHYAQNAGIAGSFPISQYLLPWFEGFSNATLIIIERTTWWLHIVGILIFLNYLYYSKHLHILLAFPNVYLSKLTPQGKFDNLEAVTNEVKLMMDPDADPYAMPAEGAEDEAPEKFGASDVVDLNQVQLLNAYTCTECGRCTAECPANQTGKKLSPRKVMMDTRDRLEEVGNIINEKGSFEDDGKQLLDNYILREELWACTTCNACVEACPIGIDPLSIILDMRRYLVMEQSAAPLDLANAMTNIENNGAPWPYNQMDRLNWANEN